A genomic window from Cotesia glomerata isolate CgM1 linkage group LG7, MPM_Cglom_v2.3, whole genome shotgun sequence includes:
- the LOC123268849 gene encoding uncharacterized protein LOC123268849: MSRNMETNKSQNGAHAQQAAIVASAEMKRAQALEHLDKLTRELHEFVKSKVNIHKEIKTKTTGVVNALQRFRTLDDGWQAQQRQTPNVTPKKSRQPAADTVEEMDTGAEGDGESLTEDRSDTGVRSGKRKDRNSPDPTVNQVMKKKDTKPSPPKEVAARSAKNKEVDAWQKVESKKRRPEQDHLPKQLPKEPRPEPKRKKSRKWIRPDALIIRPAEKEKYSEILRRIKRDVPADQVRNTVEKDHHRNSSRRC; this comes from the exons atgagtagaAATatggaaacaaacaagagtcaAAACGGGGCTCACGCCCAGCAAGCAGCTATCGTAGCAAGCGCTGAGATGAAGAGGGCACAAGCGCTGGAACACCTTGATAAGCTTACTAGAGAGCTGCATGAGTTTGTTAAGTCTAAAGTCAACATCCACAAAGAGATCAAGACgaagacaaccggtgtagtcaacgcccttcaaaggttCAGAACACTTGATGACGGATGGCAGGCACAACAACGGCAAACTCCCAATGTCACACCGAAGAAGAGCAGACAACCTGCCGCAGACACCGTCGAAGAGATGGACACCGGTGCCGAAGGCGATGGTGAATCTCTAACAGAAGACAGAAGCGACACTGGTGTCAGGTCTGGGAAGAGGAAAGACCGTAACTCTCCTGACCCAACGGTCAACCAAgtaatgaagaaaaaggacACAAAACCAAGTCCTCCGAAAGAAGTGGCGGCACGGAGTGCCAAAAATAAGGAGGTCGACGCGTGGCAAAAAGTAGAATCGAAGAAGAGAAGGCCGGAGCAGGATCACCTCCCAAAGCAATTGCCGAAGGAGCCACGACCGGaacctaagcggaaaaaatcgcgcaaatggatcagacctgACGCGTTGATAATCCGCCCTGCCGAAAAAGAGAAGTATTCCGAGATATTGCGCCGCATAAAGCGTGATGTCCCAGCAGACCAGGTTCGAAATACCGTCGAGAAG GACCATCACAGGAATTCTTCAAGACGATGCTAA